One genomic window of Pelagicoccus enzymogenes includes the following:
- a CDS encoding P-II family nitrogen regulator: protein MKLVVAIIKPFKLEEVKEALSEIGIEGMTVTEVKGFGRQKGHTEIYRGSEYTVDFLPKVKIEIAVPDDIVSKAAEAIVKSAKTGKIGDGKVFVVPLEEAIRIRTDEAGDSAL, encoded by the coding sequence ATGAAATTAGTTGTAGCCATTATCAAACCCTTCAAGTTGGAAGAGGTTAAAGAAGCGCTCTCAGAAATCGGCATCGAAGGTATGACCGTGACCGAGGTAAAAGGCTTCGGACGCCAAAAGGGTCACACGGAAATCTACCGCGGCAGCGAGTACACCGTCGACTTCCTTCCAAAGGTTAAGATCGAGATCGCCGTTCCTGACGATATCGTCTCTAAGGCTGCGGAGGCTATCGTGAAGTCTGCCAAGACTGGCAAGATCGGCGACGGCAAGGTGTTCGTTGTACCTCTCGAGGAAGCGATCCGTATCCGTACTGACGAAGCAGGCGACTCTGCTCTCTAG
- the ilvN gene encoding acetolactate synthase small subunit, protein MRHTISVLVENKFGVLARIAGLFSGRGFNIDTLNVAPTHDSELSRVTAVVRGDDAVLDQITKQLKKLINVVEVHDFKTGQAVSRELVMVKLKTTSENRGEIIQICDLFRAKIISVTHSDVVAEITGDEGKIEAFLNLIESFGIIELGRTGNLAMER, encoded by the coding sequence ATGCGACACACCATTTCCGTCCTCGTAGAAAACAAATTTGGCGTACTGGCACGCATCGCTGGCCTCTTCAGCGGCCGCGGTTTCAATATCGACACGCTCAACGTGGCTCCGACTCACGACTCGGAGTTGTCCCGTGTCACGGCAGTGGTTCGCGGCGACGACGCGGTGCTCGACCAGATCACCAAGCAGCTCAAGAAGCTGATCAATGTTGTAGAGGTGCATGACTTCAAGACAGGGCAGGCGGTCTCCCGCGAGCTCGTGATGGTCAAGCTGAAGACGACTTCCGAGAATCGCGGCGAGATTATCCAGATCTGCGACCTTTTCCGCGCCAAGATCATCAGCGTAACGCATTCCGATGTCGTAGCCGAGATCACAGGTGACGAAGGTAAGATCGAAGCCTTCCTCAATCTCATCGAATCCTTCGGAATCATCGAGTTGGGGCGTACGGGCAACCTCGCCATGGAGCGCTAG
- the hemC gene encoding hydroxymethylbilane synthase yields MIKPAREYVIATRKSPLAMAQTHLAKELFERGMPDAIFRIEKMVTTGDKRQEWSLEKQGGKGLFTKELEDALLEGRADFAVHSAKDLPSEMPEGLALAGFLPRQTCEDVLVLREGVEKPKLIATGSPRRRIQLRYLFPEAEFTEIRGNVDTRLNKIARGDADATVLASAGLNRLGIESWEGVSFRKLTLDECVPAVGQAAVAIQCRAEDVDTFAAHLDPQTATAVNLERAFLQELGGGCQVAFAVNYVGGKLRIYHKQCGKEVRELPEEYVATHYEKIAAKLIEQLELKDA; encoded by the coding sequence ATGATCAAGCCCGCTCGGGAATACGTCATCGCTACGCGCAAAAGCCCGTTAGCCATGGCCCAGACTCATCTGGCCAAGGAGCTATTCGAGCGCGGAATGCCGGACGCGATCTTCCGTATCGAAAAAATGGTGACCACCGGAGACAAACGTCAAGAGTGGTCGCTAGAAAAGCAGGGCGGGAAAGGGCTGTTCACGAAGGAGCTGGAAGACGCCTTGCTTGAGGGGAGGGCGGACTTTGCGGTGCACAGCGCCAAGGACCTTCCCTCTGAAATGCCGGAGGGCCTCGCTTTGGCAGGTTTCTTGCCGCGTCAAACCTGCGAGGATGTCTTGGTCCTGCGCGAGGGTGTGGAGAAGCCCAAGTTGATTGCGACGGGTAGTCCGCGGCGTCGCATCCAACTGCGCTACCTTTTTCCGGAGGCGGAGTTCACGGAGATCCGGGGCAATGTGGATACGCGTCTGAACAAGATCGCCCGCGGCGATGCGGACGCGACCGTATTGGCCTCTGCTGGATTGAATCGTCTTGGTATCGAATCTTGGGAGGGCGTCAGCTTCCGCAAGCTCACTCTAGACGAGTGCGTACCTGCAGTCGGACAGGCGGCTGTGGCAATTCAATGTCGGGCGGAAGATGTAGATACGTTTGCGGCGCATCTCGATCCTCAAACGGCGACGGCCGTCAATTTGGAGCGCGCGTTTCTTCAGGAGCTGGGGGGTGGTTGCCAGGTTGCTTTCGCAGTCAACTATGTCGGAGGGAAGCTACGCATCTACCACAAGCAATGCGGCAAGGAAGTGCGTGAGCTTCCTGAAGAGTATGTAGCGACTCACTACGAGAAAATCGCTGCTAAGCTGATCGAGCAGCTCGAACTCAAAGATGCCTAA
- the cobA gene encoding uroporphyrinogen-III C-methyltransferase, translated as MPKGVVYLVGAGPGNPDLLTVRAKQLIESAEVLVYDYLVHPAFTHLLPEGCEQICVGKRKGFHSKKQEEIQEILLAKAGEGKRVVRLKGGDPFIFGRGGEEALALAEAGIPFEVVPGITSAMGASAFSGIPLTNRNTNATLVFVTGHEDPEKMDTTVDWGSLPKQNATICIYMGVANLSRIAGRLSEGGFSMDTPVACVEWATMGHQRICRGQLGTISETAKAFGLKAPAIIIVGETAGMSEDLSWFEKKPLQGRRLVVTRSQGQASELSSMLEKLGAEVIGLPLITISGNVNPKTAEDVFSEIASYDWLVFSSPNGVRYFFEAFFKKFEDIRSLGFLRIAAVGKSTAKEIKKYFVSTDLVPEQANAESLAEALVATDSLDSAKVLVVAGNLGRDVLLDKLEEARAIVDRFEVYKTEQTDLSENPAAKMFREQGADGILFTSSSGVRSFIDQAKHLQLSGDALRPKTISIGPITSATMKQIGMPVDLEAKEASLESLVESVVKRFGK; from the coding sequence ATGCCTAAAGGAGTCGTCTATCTCGTGGGGGCAGGGCCGGGAAATCCGGACTTGCTTACCGTGCGAGCCAAGCAACTGATCGAGTCGGCGGAGGTTTTGGTGTACGATTATTTGGTGCACCCGGCCTTTACCCATTTGCTTCCGGAGGGCTGCGAGCAAATTTGCGTCGGAAAGCGCAAGGGCTTCCATTCCAAGAAGCAGGAGGAGATCCAAGAGATTCTCTTGGCGAAGGCGGGCGAAGGAAAGCGGGTGGTTCGGCTGAAAGGTGGAGATCCGTTTATTTTCGGTCGAGGAGGCGAGGAAGCGCTTGCCTTGGCGGAAGCGGGCATTCCGTTCGAAGTGGTGCCAGGCATCACATCCGCGATGGGGGCGTCCGCTTTCAGCGGGATTCCTCTGACGAATCGCAATACCAATGCGACGCTGGTCTTTGTGACCGGGCACGAAGATCCTGAAAAGATGGATACGACCGTGGATTGGGGAAGCTTGCCTAAGCAGAACGCTACGATTTGCATCTACATGGGGGTGGCTAACCTTTCGCGGATCGCTGGGCGTCTCTCGGAAGGTGGTTTTTCTATGGATACGCCAGTTGCCTGTGTCGAATGGGCGACCATGGGGCATCAACGCATTTGTCGTGGCCAGCTGGGTACGATTTCAGAAACGGCTAAGGCTTTTGGCCTGAAGGCTCCGGCCATAATTATAGTAGGAGAAACAGCGGGTATGAGTGAAGATTTGTCATGGTTTGAAAAGAAGCCGCTGCAAGGGCGTCGGTTGGTCGTCACCCGCAGCCAAGGGCAAGCGAGCGAATTGAGTTCCATGTTGGAGAAGCTCGGAGCGGAAGTGATCGGCCTGCCGTTGATTACAATCTCCGGAAACGTGAATCCCAAAACGGCGGAGGACGTATTTTCGGAAATCGCCTCCTACGATTGGTTGGTATTTTCCAGTCCGAATGGGGTGCGTTACTTCTTCGAGGCCTTCTTCAAGAAATTTGAAGACATCCGTTCGCTCGGCTTCCTCCGCATCGCTGCGGTCGGCAAGTCGACAGCTAAGGAAATAAAGAAGTACTTTGTCTCCACAGACCTGGTACCGGAGCAAGCCAATGCGGAGAGCTTGGCGGAAGCGTTGGTGGCGACGGACAGCTTGGACAGCGCGAAGGTGCTGGTGGTCGCGGGCAATCTCGGCCGTGACGTGCTGCTCGACAAGTTGGAGGAAGCGCGCGCCATTGTGGATCGATTCGAGGTTTATAAGACGGAGCAGACCGACTTGAGCGAGAACCCGGCAGCGAAGATGTTTCGCGAGCAAGGAGCGGACGGAATCCTCTTCACTAGCTCTTCAGGGGTTCGTTCCTTCATCGACCAAGCGAAGCACCTGCAACTTTCGGGCGACGCTTTGCGCCCCAAGACGATCAGCATCGGTCCCATCACCTCCGCGACCATGAAGCAAATCGGGATGCCGGTGGATCTGGAGGCGAAGGAGGCGAGTTTGGAAAGCCTTGTAGAATCGGTCGTGAAGCGGTTTGGTAAGTAA
- a CDS encoding DegT/DnrJ/EryC1/StrS family aminotransferase codes for MKVPFIDLQRAHEPLREELLAAFANTLDHGGFCLGPDVDAFEQGFAEVQEVAGCVGVGSGTEALHLIALAMGIGPGDEVIVPAFTFIASAWFAQYVGAKIVFADINPQTFTLDPEGLEELVTDKTKAIVVTHLFGQAANMEPILALAAKRGIKVVEDAAQAHLAQYNGRTVGDIGDAGAFSFYPTKNLGGLGEGGAVTSRNAELLEKIKVLRAHGSKERYLNHFVGYNNRMEGLQAASLNVKLPHLRGKTARRQRIARCYLGGIENPSISLPVPARYGESVYHMFTIRHAERDRLKAYLAEEGIGSDIVYPHPLHLQPCFNFLGYKEGDFPVAEELAKTCLSLPIVPELTDEEVNYVIEKLNAFQ; via the coding sequence ATGAAGGTTCCTTTTATCGATCTGCAGCGGGCGCACGAACCGCTTAGGGAAGAGTTGCTCGCGGCGTTCGCAAACACGCTCGACCATGGTGGCTTTTGCCTGGGGCCGGATGTAGATGCCTTCGAGCAAGGTTTTGCCGAGGTGCAAGAAGTTGCGGGATGCGTGGGCGTGGGCAGTGGAACCGAAGCGTTGCACCTGATCGCGCTCGCTATGGGAATCGGTCCCGGAGACGAGGTGATCGTGCCGGCTTTTACCTTCATCGCTTCCGCCTGGTTCGCCCAGTATGTTGGCGCCAAGATTGTCTTTGCCGACATCAATCCGCAGACTTTCACTTTAGATCCGGAGGGGCTGGAAGAGCTCGTCACGGACAAGACCAAGGCAATTGTCGTGACCCACCTTTTTGGGCAGGCCGCGAACATGGAGCCTATCCTCGCGCTCGCGGCAAAGCGCGGCATCAAGGTTGTGGAAGACGCCGCCCAAGCCCACCTCGCCCAATACAATGGACGTACGGTTGGAGACATTGGCGACGCGGGAGCGTTTTCCTTTTATCCGACGAAGAACCTCGGCGGTTTGGGAGAAGGAGGGGCGGTCACTTCTCGCAATGCGGAGCTGCTGGAGAAGATCAAGGTCTTGCGGGCCCATGGTTCCAAGGAGCGTTACCTCAACCATTTCGTGGGCTACAATAATCGAATGGAAGGGCTGCAAGCCGCTTCGCTCAATGTGAAGCTTCCGCACCTACGCGGCAAGACGGCGCGTCGCCAACGGATCGCCCGCTGTTACCTCGGAGGGATAGAAAATCCCAGCATTTCGCTTCCGGTACCTGCTCGCTATGGAGAATCGGTCTACCACATGTTCACGATTAGACATGCCGAACGCGACCGCCTGAAAGCTTACTTGGCAGAGGAGGGAATCGGGAGCGATATCGTCTATCCGCATCCCTTGCACCTTCAGCCATGCTTCAACTTCCTAGGCTACAAGGAGGGGGACTTTCCGGTGGCGGAAGAGTTGGCGAAAACCTGCCTCAGCCTGCCGATCGTGCCGGAACTCACGGATGAAGAGGTCAATTACGTTATCGAAAAGCTAAATGCGTTTCAGTAA
- a CDS encoding phosphoribosylanthranilate isomerase, which produces MINGIQFKVCGLTRARDAQAAAAAGADYLGFIFYPKSPRCIRFERYRDIQPRLPDVPKVAVTVAPDLYTLSQLEGAGFDYFQIHFPLGLAEEIPAWSKLVGKERLWLAPKMPPQGELDPRWMEFADGFLWDAFKKDASTFGGTGSLSDWESFRQMRERYPEKRWILAGGISPENAAEALAQTGATCLDFNSSLEIEPGVKDLERISQVRVSLSEAPSGNS; this is translated from the coding sequence ATGATCAACGGAATCCAGTTCAAGGTTTGCGGCCTCACGCGCGCCCGTGACGCCCAGGCGGCGGCGGCGGCGGGTGCTGACTATCTGGGGTTCATTTTCTACCCGAAGTCGCCTCGCTGCATTCGCTTCGAGCGGTACCGAGACATTCAGCCGCGATTGCCGGACGTGCCGAAAGTGGCGGTGACGGTGGCTCCCGACCTTTACACGCTCTCCCAGCTGGAGGGGGCTGGCTTCGACTATTTTCAGATTCATTTCCCTCTGGGCTTGGCGGAAGAGATCCCGGCCTGGTCGAAATTGGTGGGGAAAGAGCGTCTCTGGCTGGCTCCGAAGATGCCGCCGCAAGGCGAGTTGGATCCGCGGTGGATGGAGTTTGCGGACGGATTTCTTTGGGACGCTTTCAAGAAGGACGCCAGCACCTTTGGCGGTACTGGATCGCTCAGCGATTGGGAGTCTTTTAGGCAAATGCGTGAGCGTTACCCAGAGAAGCGCTGGATCCTCGCTGGCGGAATTTCGCCAGAAAACGCTGCCGAGGCTCTCGCCCAGACGGGGGCGACCTGCCTGGACTTCAACAGTTCGCTGGAAATTGAGCCAGGCGTGAAGGATCTTGAACGTATTTCGCAGGTCAGAGTCTCTCTATCGGAAGCTCCTTCAGGGAACTCCTAG
- the ffh gene encoding signal recognition particle protein, protein MFESLTDKLTNAMRHLRGTAKLSEENMAEALKEVRAALLSADVHFKVARSFIERVKEKCVGQDVLKTVTPGQQIIKIINDELTALLGEGSTELSKKKPLKIMMVGLQGGGKTTTSAKLAKALKKDGYKPHLVACDVYRPAAIDQLETVARQIDVPCFAKRGTPDVPAIGEEGLSVAKASGDDLIIFDTAGRLQIDDQLIEEIKELKRRVQPDEVLLVVDGAIGQEAVNVAKTFNEAVQLTGIVMTKLDGDARGGAALSMKEITEVPIKFAGTGEKLDDFDVFHPDRMASRILGMGDVVSLVEKAQETIDEKDAANMAERMMSGDFNFEDMLKQFRQIKKLGSMSSIMGMLPGMGKLAGNMGMDDKAEKQMKRSEAIILSMTKIERQKPQLLNSSRRTRIARGSGVKLAEVNQLIKQHMQMKKMMKKMQGGGKKAGNMKKMMKQMKASGMDPNQMGGMGGMGGSMPNLDNLKF, encoded by the coding sequence ATGTTCGAAAGCCTCACAGACAAGCTCACCAACGCCATGCGCCACTTGCGCGGCACCGCCAAGCTTTCCGAGGAAAACATGGCCGAAGCGCTCAAGGAAGTCCGCGCCGCCCTGCTTTCCGCCGACGTGCACTTCAAGGTGGCCCGCTCCTTCATCGAACGCGTCAAAGAGAAGTGCGTAGGCCAAGACGTCCTCAAGACCGTCACCCCGGGCCAGCAGATCATCAAGATCATCAACGACGAGCTCACCGCCCTCCTCGGAGAAGGCTCCACCGAACTTTCCAAGAAGAAGCCGCTCAAGATCATGATGGTCGGCCTGCAAGGCGGCGGCAAGACCACCACCTCCGCCAAGCTCGCCAAGGCCCTCAAGAAAGACGGCTACAAGCCACACCTCGTAGCCTGTGACGTCTATCGCCCCGCCGCCATCGACCAGCTCGAAACCGTGGCCCGCCAGATCGACGTGCCCTGCTTCGCCAAACGCGGCACTCCGGACGTTCCCGCCATCGGCGAAGAAGGTCTCTCCGTCGCCAAGGCCTCCGGCGACGACCTTATCATCTTCGACACCGCCGGCCGCTTGCAGATCGACGACCAGTTGATCGAGGAAATCAAGGAGCTCAAGCGCCGCGTCCAACCCGACGAAGTCCTGCTCGTCGTCGACGGGGCCATCGGCCAGGAAGCCGTCAACGTCGCCAAGACCTTTAACGAGGCCGTGCAGTTGACCGGTATCGTGATGACCAAGCTCGACGGCGACGCCCGCGGCGGCGCCGCCCTCTCCATGAAGGAGATCACGGAAGTCCCCATCAAGTTTGCGGGTACCGGCGAAAAGCTCGACGACTTCGACGTCTTCCACCCGGACCGTATGGCCAGCCGCATCCTCGGCATGGGCGACGTGGTTTCCCTCGTCGAAAAAGCCCAGGAAACGATCGACGAAAAAGACGCCGCCAACATGGCCGAGCGCATGATGTCGGGCGACTTCAACTTCGAGGATATGCTCAAGCAGTTCCGCCAAATCAAGAAACTCGGCTCCATGTCCTCCATCATGGGCATGCTGCCCGGCATGGGTAAGTTGGCCGGCAACATGGGCATGGACGACAAGGCGGAGAAGCAGATGAAACGCAGCGAGGCGATCATCCTCTCCATGACCAAGATCGAACGCCAAAAGCCTCAGCTTCTCAATTCCAGCCGACGCACCCGCATCGCCCGCGGCTCCGGCGTCAAGCTCGCCGAAGTCAACCAACTCATCAAGCAGCACATGCAGATGAAAAAGATGATGAAAAAGATGCAAGGCGGCGGGAAGAAAGCCGGCAACATGAAGAAGATGATGAAGCAAATGAAAGCTTCCGGCATGGACCCGAACCAAATGGGAGGCATGGGAGGAATGGGCGGCAGCATGCCCAACCTCGACAACTTGAAGTTCTAG
- a CDS encoding penicillin-binding protein activator LpoB, whose amino-acid sequence MLNLKNVTRLALWAVASSLVLVGTLEAKKKPKDDDKYIDSKGTDTIIDASRIDVQDWAQAADLLTSSLLASDVFEKTEADPDILVIGRFVNDTTTQVDTDNLIKKIRVGLNGSGKALTTTAMAHGGKVEDETAAEAAAYAAYLEGEEADIKLPTLSLTGKLLEDRVRVKKTYQSTFTFQLTLTQIKTGLAIWEDEVQITKQGKKPSVGW is encoded by the coding sequence ATGCTCAATTTGAAAAACGTCACTCGCCTCGCCCTCTGGGCTGTCGCCTCCTCCCTCGTCCTCGTCGGCACCCTCGAAGCCAAAAAGAAACCAAAGGACGACGACAAGTACATCGACTCCAAGGGCACCGACACCATCATCGACGCTTCCCGCATCGACGTACAGGATTGGGCCCAAGCGGCGGACTTGCTCACCTCTTCCCTGCTCGCCTCAGACGTGTTCGAAAAAACCGAGGCCGATCCCGACATCCTCGTGATCGGACGCTTCGTCAACGACACCACCACACAAGTCGATACCGACAACCTGATTAAAAAGATCCGCGTCGGCCTCAACGGCAGCGGCAAAGCCCTGACCACTACCGCCATGGCACACGGAGGAAAGGTCGAAGACGAAACCGCCGCCGAAGCCGCCGCTTACGCCGCCTACCTCGAAGGCGAAGAAGCTGACATCAAGCTCCCCACCCTTTCGCTGACCGGCAAACTCCTGGAAGACCGCGTTCGCGTGAAGAAAACCTACCAATCCACCTTCACCTTCCAACTCACCCTCACCCAGATCAAAACTGGCCTCGCCATCTGGGAAGACGAGGTACAGATCACCAAACAAGGCAAGAAGCCCTCCGTGGGCTGGTGA
- a CDS encoding DUF1425 domain-containing protein: protein MKSILITLTTAFALLFAGCESTGVNTVSSATGGTDYAWYTPDSDTRKHVFVESVNTAKTEGGITKVQVVLKNKGGKERAFNYKFEWQDANGFAVRSATSTMKTVRLMPQETITITGIAPNPKAEGYTLKLVKTT, encoded by the coding sequence ATGAAATCCATCCTAATCACCCTCACCACCGCTTTCGCCCTTCTTTTCGCCGGCTGCGAGTCAACTGGAGTCAACACCGTCAGCTCCGCCACCGGCGGAACCGACTACGCCTGGTACACGCCAGATTCCGACACCCGCAAGCACGTCTTCGTCGAATCGGTCAACACCGCTAAAACCGAAGGCGGGATCACCAAGGTCCAAGTCGTGCTCAAGAACAAGGGCGGAAAGGAACGCGCCTTCAACTACAAGTTCGAGTGGCAGGACGCCAATGGGTTTGCAGTTCGCAGCGCGACCTCTACCATGAAGACCGTTCGCCTCATGCCGCAGGAAACGATCACCATCACCGGGATCGCTCCCAATCCGAAAGCCGAGGGCTACACCCTCAAGCTCGTTAAAACAACCTAG
- a CDS encoding CsgG/HfaB family protein codes for MTSYRTLITLAACGLLATASHAQRKTIGIAEIQTNDAVEANAQSNGYLDSLNLVRQSLKDQVITALNQTRKFEIVARTDLDSVMKEMDLQNSGLVTSPQANEVAAAEYLLDIDIDSFQDYKEEAEFKNIGKAAKTRIIRFSVIAKIYDLTQGGKLIESVSVQRNERKMEKVNDFVQGDGELSDVLMRDISASIAQEVSNKVADRIFPPRVIAISDDQATINRGEGTGIAVGQIWKAYALGEEMIDFDTGENLGREETEVGTIEITQVLPKFAKGKVLADFGIERGQVSRPYQPQQ; via the coding sequence ATGACCTCCTACCGAACTCTGATCACCCTCGCCGCCTGCGGCCTCCTTGCCACCGCGAGCCACGCTCAGCGCAAGACCATCGGCATCGCCGAGATCCAGACCAACGACGCCGTCGAGGCCAACGCCCAATCGAACGGCTACCTCGACTCGCTCAACCTCGTCCGCCAGTCCCTGAAGGACCAAGTCATCACCGCCCTAAACCAAACCCGTAAGTTCGAGATCGTGGCCCGCACCGACCTCGACTCCGTGATGAAGGAAATGGACCTCCAGAATTCGGGCCTCGTTACCTCGCCGCAGGCCAACGAGGTCGCAGCTGCGGAGTACCTGCTCGATATCGACATCGATAGCTTCCAAGACTACAAGGAAGAAGCCGAGTTCAAGAACATCGGCAAAGCTGCCAAGACTCGCATCATCCGCTTCTCCGTGATCGCTAAGATCTACGACCTTACCCAAGGAGGGAAGCTCATCGAGTCTGTCAGCGTGCAACGCAACGAACGCAAGATGGAAAAAGTAAACGACTTCGTGCAAGGGGACGGCGAGCTTTCCGACGTACTCATGCGCGACATCTCCGCCTCCATCGCCCAAGAAGTTTCCAACAAAGTCGCCGACCGCATCTTCCCTCCCAGAGTCATCGCCATCAGCGACGACCAAGCCACCATCAACCGAGGCGAGGGCACCGGCATCGCCGTCGGACAGATCTGGAAGGCCTACGCCCTCGGCGAGGAAATGATCGATTTCGATACGGGAGAAAATCTGGGACGCGAAGAAACCGAGGTCGGAACCATCGAAATCACGCAAGTCCTCCCCAAGTTCGCCAAGGGCAAAGTCCTCGCTGACTTCGGCATCGAGCGCGGACAGGTCTCCCGCCCCTACCAGCCCCAGCAATAA
- a CDS encoding PEGA domain-containing protein: MTKSFLALLAGVVVVASQAYSAEPTVAALHLKNNAGPSLESYLGAFEDSISSRFSSAGLRIVSARGALEAFSGDNDAAADSVTDGSSLQRVAQNLGADFALSATITSYNKNTKSFDSYGVKGTNEIHTLRVSYQLLDVADGASVLADTVSAQATIRQTGNLNDDGGSMLPNLLDEAASKLATAFANKTKSTDIGAIAAKKSEKEVTFTLAITSQTIAIPSVTAREDGTFDVKPSTYSVEPADFTVELDGLTIGSAGSATEFTALPGLHRLKITREGYKDWSRMVNIREGMTLKIEAAQTAAELAKMKELVSYFQGLSKQTTLSAAEAEVLKGRAQALRQSGYRIDTQIKSDSVEETDLHIGDTPQTLDLLRDVFSN, from the coding sequence ATGACAAAGTCGTTCCTCGCCCTCCTCGCCGGTGTAGTAGTCGTTGCCAGCCAAGCTTATTCCGCCGAACCCACGGTTGCCGCGCTACACCTCAAGAATAACGCCGGCCCCAGCTTGGAAAGCTACTTGGGGGCCTTCGAAGATTCGATCAGCTCCCGCTTCAGCAGCGCCGGACTTCGCATCGTCAGCGCCCGTGGCGCCCTGGAGGCCTTCAGCGGCGATAACGATGCAGCGGCCGACAGCGTGACGGACGGCTCCAGCCTGCAGCGGGTCGCCCAAAACCTAGGGGCCGACTTCGCCCTCTCCGCCACGATCACCAGCTACAATAAGAACACCAAGAGCTTCGACTCCTACGGAGTGAAAGGAACGAACGAGATCCACACCCTGCGGGTTTCCTACCAGTTGCTCGATGTTGCTGACGGAGCGAGCGTGTTGGCCGACACCGTTTCCGCCCAAGCCACCATTCGCCAGACCGGCAACCTCAACGACGACGGAGGGAGCATGCTTCCAAATCTCCTCGACGAGGCCGCGAGCAAGCTGGCCACCGCATTCGCAAACAAGACAAAATCCACGGACATCGGGGCGATCGCAGCCAAGAAGAGCGAGAAGGAAGTCACCTTCACCCTCGCCATCACTTCCCAAACCATCGCCATCCCCTCCGTGACCGCCCGCGAAGACGGCACCTTCGACGTCAAGCCTTCCACCTACAGCGTGGAACCCGCGGACTTCACCGTGGAGCTCGATGGCCTCACCATCGGCAGCGCCGGCTCCGCCACCGAGTTCACCGCCCTGCCCGGCCTCCACCGACTCAAAATTACCCGCGAAGGCTACAAGGACTGGTCTCGCATGGTGAACATCCGCGAGGGCATGACGCTTAAGATCGAAGCCGCTCAAACCGCCGCCGAATTGGCGAAAATGAAAGAGCTCGTCTCCTACTTCCAAGGCTTGAGCAAACAAACCACCCTCAGCGCCGCCGAAGCGGAAGTCCTCAAAGGCAGAGCCCAAGCCCTACGCCAGAGCGGCTACCGCATCGATACGCAAATAAAGTCCGACTCCGTCGAGGAAACGGACCTGCACATCGGCGACACCCCGCAAACCCTCGACCTGCTCCGCGACGTCTTCAGCAACTAA